From the genome of Anopheles merus strain MAF chromosome X, AmerM5.1, whole genome shotgun sequence, one region includes:
- the LOC121596266 gene encoding peptidoglycan-recognition protein 2-like, with protein sequence MMLFGGILPYLLVLWQLLAPVNVARAQDEPAQESACPAIVKRAAWGAAKSKNVTYQLKPVANVIVHHTTGERCATVATCKEMVANIQTYHQTDNRWSDIGYNFLISGQNVYEGIGWHRMGAHLRGYNDKSIGIAFLGNFDQERPTARSLNLLARLLQCGVELGELADDYRLYGARQLQSTNSPGRYLYAKLQELDHWQAQ encoded by the exons atgaTGCTGTTCGGAGGCATCTTACCGTATCTGCTAGTGCTATGGCAGCTGCTGGCCCCGGTCAATG TTGCCCGGGCCCAGGACGAGCCAGCCCAGGAATCCGCCTGCCCGGCCATCGTGAAGCGGGCGGCCTGGGGTGCAGCCAAGTCGAAGAACGTCACCTACCAGCTGAAACCGGTCGCGAACGTGATCGTGCACCATACGACCGGGGAGCGGTGCGCGACAGTGGCCACCTGCAAGGAGATGGTGGCAAACATACAGACCTACCACCAGACCGACAACCGGTGGAGTGACATCGGCTACaa CTTCCTAATCAGCGGACAGAATGTGTACGAGGGCATCGGCTGGCACCGGATGGGGGCGCATTTACGCGGCTACAACGACAAATCGATCGGCATCGCCTTCCTGGGCAACTTTGACCAGGAGCGACCGACCGCTCGCAGCCTCAACCTGCTTGCCCGGCTGCTCCAGTGCGGTGTCGAGCTGGGTGAGCTGGCCGACGACTACCGGCTGTACGGTGCCCGCCAGCTCCAGAGTACCAACAGCCCGGGTCGGTATCTGTACGCGAAGCTGCAAGAGCTTGACCACTGGCAGGCGCAATAG
- the LOC121596257 gene encoding leucine-rich repeat extensin-like protein 2, with the protein MAHVVTVMCFMFMQLGNLAARPEPPVLGPSPGSHDTGPGGSSLGYSYGPPAPPSPSITINSYGSATSEYGPPTQAPIIHKHVYVHVPPPEPEYVTTRKPIVVPPPQKHYKIVFIKAPSPPTQAPPVLPPIQQNEEKTLVYVLVKKQDEPEEIVIPTVAPTPPSKPEVYFIRYKTQRSSAEHGSNGGGPYPESGAPTPPTEYGPPPVPSQSPSNSYGVPL; encoded by the exons ATGGCGCACGTAGTGACAGTgatgtgttttatgtttatg CAACTGGGCAATCTTGCCGCCCGTCCCGAACCGCCCGTGCTCGGTCCGTCGCCCGGTTCGCACGACACGGGTCCGGGAGGGAGCTCCCTCGGCTACAGCTACGGGCCGCCGGCGCCGCCCTCCCCATCCATCACGATCAACAGCTACGGGTCGGCCACGTCCGAGTACGGACCGCCGACGCAGGCACCCATCATACACAAGCACGTGTACGTGCACGTACCACCGCCGGAGCCGGAATACGTAACGACCAG AAAACCGATCGTTGTGCCACCGCCCCAGAAGCACTACAAAATTGTCTTCATCAAGGCGCCGTCGCCCCCGACTCAGGCCCCGCCGGTGCTGCCCCCGATCCAGCAGAACGAGGAGAAAACGCTCGTGTACGTGCTGGTGAAGAAGCAGGACGAGCCGGAAGAGATCGTCATACCGACGGTTGCGCCAACGCCCCCCTCCAAGCCGGAAGTGTACTTCATCCGTTACAAAACCCAG AGATCATCGGCCGAGCACGGGAGTAATGGCGGTGGACCATATCCGGAGAGCGGCGCGCCAACGCCTCCGACCGAGTACGGGCCACCGCCAGTGCCGAGCCAAAGCCCCAGCAACAGCTACGGTGTACCGCTATAG
- the LOC121596254 gene encoding uncharacterized protein LOC121596254, with protein sequence MKVLVVLACVAIVVARPEPPVGGYSHHHHGGHGGHSGYNYNAPVPAHTQPFGHQAQFSGAALSAGGSFSDTLSGAVTGSFSGTANTLSSGNAFTNANSFSNANAFSNANAFTQSNANAFTQSNANAFSNAGSFVAPQQQIVQKHIYVHVPPPEPQQSFQQQIVAPGLRQKHYKIIFIKTPHQQPSAAQLALQQSQTEEKTIVYVLVKKPEAVGDISLPLPAVTKPSKPEVYFIKYRTNTEEVQAPIGVNVGSSATAQADAGGLGFLSSSGAAQSSAVAQSAAVAQSSAVAGGHSHSNVPAQQYGTPAHHHGGYH encoded by the exons ATGAAAGTTTTAGTG GTATTAGCCTGTGTGGCCATCGTTGTGGCCCGCCCGGAACCGCCGGTCGGCGGCTACAGCCACCATCACCACGGAGGCCACGGTGGACACAGCGGGTACAACTACAACGCGCCTGTCCCGGCGCACACGCAACCGTTCGGACACCAGGCCCAGTTCTCGGGCGCAGCCCTGTCGGCCGGCGGCTCGTTCTCCGACACGCTGTCGGGCGCCGTGACCGGCTCGTTCTCGGGCACCGCCAACACGTTGAGCTCCGGGAACGCCTTCACCAACGCCAACAGCTTCAGCAACGCGAACGCCTTCAGCAACGCGAACGCCTTCACCCAGTCCAACGCGAACGCCTTCACCCAGTCCAACGCTAACGCCTTCAGCAACGCCGGATCGTTTGTCG CTCCCCAGCAGCAGATCGTCCAGAAGCACATCTACGTGCACGTGCCGCCGCCAGAGCCGCAGCAGTCGTTCCAGCAGCAGATCGTCGCGCCCGGCCTGCGCCAGAAGCACTACAAGATCATCTTCATCAAGACGCCGCACCAGCAGCCGTCCGCCGCCCAGCTCGCCCTGCAGCAGTCCCAGACCGAGGAGAAGACGATCGTGTACGTGCTGGTGAAGAAGCCGGAGGCGGTCGGCGACATCAGCCTGCCGCTGCCGGCCGTCACCAAGCCCAGCAAGCCGGAGGTGTACTTCATCAAGTACCGCACCAACACCGAGGAGGTGCAGGCCCCGATCGGCGTCAACGTCGGCTCGTCCGCCACTGCCCAGGCCGATGCCGGCGGTCTCGGCTTCCTCTCGTCCAGCGGTGCGGCCCAGAGCTCAGCCGTCGCCCAGAGCGCAGCCGTCGCCCAGAGTTCTGCCGTCGCCGGAGGCCATTCGCACTCGA ACGTTCCAGCCCAGCAGTACGGTACCCCGGCGCACCACCATGGTGGCTACCACTAA